The window GGGGGAACAACGACACGTCAAGCTTGAGGACGGGAGTCGTATTTATCTCAACACCGATACTGCGGTGGCCGTCGCCTTCACTGCGCAGCAGCGAACGATCCGGCTGCTCACCGGAGAAGCCAGTTTCACCGTCACTCCCGAGACAGTACGGCCGTTCACGGTACAGAGCGGAGATGTGAGCACCCGCGCGCTCGGAACGAGCTTTCTGGTTCAGCGCCACCAAAATGCCATCACCGTGACCGTCACGGAGCATGCCGTTCAGGTATCGGCAACGGACGGCCGCCAGGTTCCCGCAGCGGTGGTCCGGCAAAGCGAGCAGATCTCCTACAGTGCCGAGGCCGGACTGGGTAGGGCCCACGCCATCGACTCCAATGCCATCGCCGCCTGGCAACGTGGGAAAATGATCTTCGAAGCCCAGCCGCTGGCCGCAGTCGTCGAAGAGCTCAACCGATACCGAGCCGGGCGCATTATGATTCTGAACCCGGCGCTTCGCTCACTGAACGTGACAGGTGTGTTCGACATTGGCGACCCGAATGCCGCGCTCCGAATGATTGAACAGACGTTGCGAATTCACGACACCACCCTGACGCCCTACCTCGTCCTCTTGCACTAACAGACACCGCAGTTTTCCTGAGACGTCATCCATCCACTTCGCAATTAGACGCTGTCCTCCGTCATCCCCTTCAAGTTTTTTTTCAACGCACACGATTTCGATTACAAGTTTTTCGGCCCGATCCGTCTTTACCTAATGAAACGCCGAGTGCGCGTCGCTCGGCCCGTGCCCGGATACGTGCGCTTATTCATACCGGACTAATAGAGGGGGAATGATGCATCTCTCATGGCAAGTCGTCGTCACACTCTCCGTATCGGCCGTTCTGGTGCATACGGCCGGAAACCTGGCTGAAGCGCGAAGCGAGCGTCTCACCACATCGAACAACAGTCCCCTTCTCCTTGCGCAGGCCACAGGGGCTGCTGAGACATCAGACTCGGTGGACTTCAATATTCCACCACAGGCCTTGGGGTCCGCCATCACCGCGTTCGGCGATCAAGCCAACTATCGTCTCTTGCTGCCATCCGACCTGGCTGAAGGAAGGAGCACCAGCGGTGTCAGCGGTCGTCATACTCCGGAGGAGGCCTTGGCGCTGATGCTCGCCGGAACCGGCCTTAGCTATCGAATGACCGAGGCCCGAACGATGACGTTGGAACCCGTGGCGGAAACGCCCTTGCCTCTCGCTCCGCTGAGCCAAGAGCCAGCGCCGCCCAACCCCAACACCCAAATTCAAGCGGTACCCAAGCCGGTGAAAGTGCCGGAAATCGTTGTGAAGGAAGTCGAAGATCGAGGGTATGCCGTCGACGAATCCTCTTCGGCCACGCGTATTCCCGCTCCGATCCATGACACACCACGCTCCGTGGAGGTCGTGACCCGACAGGTGTTGGACGATCAAAAAGTGATTCGTTTCAGTGAAGCCCTCCGGAACGTCAGCGGCGTCTCGCAGTCCAGCACGCAAGGCGGACAAGGCGGTACCTTCATGATTCGAGGCTTTGCCTCCGATCTGAACGTCTTCAAAAACGGCTTCCGGGACGACAGTACCTTCAGTGCCCGTGCGCAACGCGACATCATCAACATCGAGAGCGTCGAAGTCGTGAAAGGTCCGCCGTCCTACCTGTACGGCCGCTCTGATCCCGGCGGAGTCATCAACCAGGTCACAAAGGCTCCGTTGAGAAATCCCTACTATTCCGCAGAGATGATCGTCGGCAGTTACGGACTGTACCGCCCCACGATCGACATCGGTGGTCCCCTGAACGAGAGCAAGACGCTCACCTACCGGTTCAACGGCATGTATGAATCGGCGGAGAGTTATCGGGATGGCGTGAAGACCGAACGTATCTTCCTCGCCCCGACCTTCGGTTGGGAAATGAGTTCACGGACGACGTTGCGGTTCGAAGCCGAATACATGTACGACCGCGCGCCTATCGATCGAGGGCTCGTCGCCATCGGCAACGGGGTCGCTCCGATACCGGTCTCGCGCTTCTTGGGTGATCCCTCCCGCAAGCTGGAGACCCATCATGGGAAGGCGACCATTACTCTGTGGCATGACATCAGCAATATGTTCCGGTGGCGAACCGCGTTCAGAACCGCCGTCACCAGCAGCCGCTATTCCAGCCTTGAATCCAACTTCCTGGTCGGAGCCGAGAGCGACGGCATCTTGAATCTGGCAAGGTATGAGATTCCGACGACGGTCCAGAGCCACTACTTGCAGAATGAACTCCATGGCAACTTCACGACCGGCTCGATCAAACATAAAACGATCATCGGAATCGAACTCGGCCGAGAAAACTCATCTGCCACGGCCTCGGGGGATTTCGGCGGCGACACGAGCACGCCGGGCGCGTTCAGCTATATCAATATATTCAATACCAACGACCGGTTATTCTTGAATCCGGCCCTCACGAAATTCAGTGACGCCAGCACACAGAACAACATCCTGGGTGCGTACTTCGGCGACCAAGTCGACCTGTTGGATAACCTGCATGTGCACTTCGGCGGACGGTTCGACCTCTTCGATCAAACCATTACGAATCATCCCGACGATTTTACCGCCACCAGCAGCCAAAACAACAAAACCGATTCGGCCTTCAGTCCCTCAGTCGGTGTGGCCTATCAACCCTGGAAGCCGATTACCCTCTTTGCCAACTATACGGAGTCTTTCGCGCCGCAAAGCGCAGGTTCCAGGAGCATCAACGGCAACCTGTTCAATCCGGAACGCGGCAAGTCCTATGAGGGCGGCATCAAATATCAGGCGTTCGGAGGACGGTTACGTTCGACGGTCGCGCTCTTCGATACCAGGAAGAAGAATGTGCTCACGGCCGATCCGCTCAACGGCTTTTTCTTCTCCGTTGCGACGGGAGAACAACGCAGCAAAGGCGTGGAGTTCGACATCGCGGGCCAGATCCTGCCCGGATGGGACATCATTGCAAACTATGCCTACATCGACGCGCGTGTGACCAAGGATCTCCTGTTCGCCGAGGGAAGCCGGGCGCCGAACAGCGCCTTGCACCAGGGAAGTTTGTGGACGACCTATTTTTTCCAGGAAGGTGTCGTGCAGGGTTTCGGCGCCGGTATCGGGATGTACGCACAGGGAAAGCGAAACGGAATTTTCCAGTGTCAGGATCCCGCCAATTGCCAAGCACCATTCGAGATGGCCGGGTATGTCCGCATGGACGCCGCGCTCTACTATCGGAAGCAGGAAGTCTTCAACAAGACCAACCTGTTGGCAGCCATCAATTTCACCAACGTTCTCGACCATCGCTATTTCAGCGGTGCGCAAAACTTCCGTGAGATCGTGTACACAGGCACGCCGTTTACAGCCATCGGATCCCTCAAGTTCGAGTTTCACTGACCTCGTCGCCCTTCCGACTGCCGCAACCGCAACAGGGGAGTCTCACATCGAGACTCCCCTCCTCCTTTCATGATCCCCCGGGCCGGCTCACAGACACAGGCAATCCTCGGGCCGCAGCTCACCCCAGAGCCGCCGCGACGAAGCACGTCATCAGTCTGGTTATTTCACGGAATCAGAGGACGGACAGGTGAGGTATTTCTTGAACTTTGAGAGGGGAAAGAGCACCAGCTCTCCGCAGCGATGGCACTTCACGACCACTCCTCGCTTCTCGAGCCGAGCCGTGAGTCTGCCACAGAGACACCGTATGTCTTTCCCCGTCGGAGAGACTGCCACTTTATTCACCATGGTTGGTTTCTACCCACGCAGGCGGTCACTGCCCCTTCTTATTAGGACGCATGAGCGACACAAAACCTTACCCTCTGGCTCCCTGTCTCCGGACCGATCCGCCCTTGCCCTCCTTGTGGCTCCAAGGTGTGGTTTCAGGCTGGTCACGCGTCTTATTAAAAAGGGGCTCATGCTGTTCGCCACAGGCGCGAATCTCCTGCACCGGCCGCCGAGGGAGACCGGAGACAGACAATGATCGTCAGCCAGCTACAACCCGTGCGCGTGCCTTCAAACACGTCCCGTCCGCAGACTTCCGCGCCCCCAGCGGTCGCGGCCTTGCCCCAGCCTGCCCGTAAGGTCTGGCGAAAGGTGTGGCTAAACCTGCACCTCTATATCGGCTTGTTGGGCGGCGCGCTCTTCGTGCTGACGAGCCTCACTGGCAGCCTGTTGGTGTTCTACAAGACGGTCGACGAATGGATGAATCCCGAACAACTCGTGCGGACGGCAGGAGCCGATCTCCCGCTGAATCAGATCGTGGCGGCAGCCCAAGCTGCGCATCCGGACTGGTCCGTGCCCGACAGTCTCATCTTTCCACTCCACGAGAAAGACAGCTTCCACGCCTGGTTCAAAGTTCCAAGTCACGGCGCCGACCGCGACGACTGGCGGGTTGTAACGATCGATCCTTCCAGCGGCCGCACGCTGAGCGACCGGCAATGGGGCTCCTACTTCGTCTCATTCGTCTATGAACTCCACCAAGGCCTCCTCCTGGGGAAAGTGGGCGAGAGCTTCGTCGGCATCCTGGCACTGTTCCTCCTCCTCTCCATCGCAACCGGACTCTACCTCTGGTGGCCCGCGTCGGGAAAAATGCGTCGTGCCCTGTCCTTTCAAGGAGGTGGCAGCCCCGTCCGACGACAGTACGACCTCCACAAGCTCAGCGGCCTTGGCTCTGCCCTCGTGCTCAGCCTGTTGGCCGCCACAGGATTCTATCTGGAGTTTTCGGACGCCGTGATCTCGACGGTGCGCTGGGTGTCTCCCGTGCAAGACACTTCGCCCCAGGCCGAACCGCACTCGGACCTACGAGACGGAGCAGCAGCAATTCTCCCCGATCAGGCCGTCGCCATCGCCAGGGCCACCCTTCCTGATGCTCGCGTCATGTGGCTGGGCCTGCCCCACGACGCGCGTGACACCTTCGCAGTCGGACTGCGGCAACCGGGGGAAGTGCGTCAGGCGGGAGGGCAAAGCGAAGTCTGGATCGATCAATACAGCGGCGCGGTCCTGCGAGTGCAGGCTTGGCAGCACTTCACCGGTGGGGAAATGTTTCTCGCCTGGCTCTTCCCGCTTCACAACGGCGAAGCGTTCGGCCTGACCGGACGCTGGCTCGTGTGCGTCACAGGTTTCATGCCGTTGATCCTGTACGTGACGGCGTTACGTATGTGGTGGCTGAAGAGAACCGCACGATTGCGGCAGCGAAGCAGATAACGGGCGGTGCCGGCGTGGAACGCCGGCAGACGACGCTCACGCCATGGCCGGTGATGCCGGTTGAGAGCGGCAACCGGCACAGAGCCCGTACAATTCGAGATTCCGGCCGGTGAGATGGAAACCGTTCGCTGAGGCGACCTGCTGCCGCAACCCTTCGATGGCCGGGTCTTCAAACTCGACGATATGACCGCAGCCTGTGCAGATCAGATGATCGTGGTCTCCTTTCGCTGAAATGTTGTCATACTGCGTTTCTTCGCCGAAGCGTCGCGTCTGCGCGAACCCGTTGTCACACAACACCCGCATCGTCCGGTAAATCGTATTCAGCGGGGCCCGGCGCCCGTTTCGATTGAGGACGCCGTACAAGCTGCGGATGGTGATGTGATCCTGTTTGAGAAAGGCCATGACAATCTGTTCCCGCTGTGGACTCCATCTCAAACGGGAACGCCCCAGGCTCGCCCGAACCCGGTCGAGCGTTTCTTGAGTCACGAGGACTCGCTTTCCGGACACAGTATTCGGAAGTGCCGATTTCCTGACTGCAGCAGTTGCACGATTCACCTGTCGCCCCCCTTCGCTCGTCCAGTCCTTGTTGAGTAAGACGTATGCGGGGGCTTCGACCACACCCTGATATTCGGCTCCATCCAAATGCACCTGGAAATCGAACATTCCCTTTTGCGTCTGCCCGCCACTACTATCCAACCGCCGCGAATCACGATCGCACAACCCTGTTCTGCGACGGAACCATACTGAATGGAAGCACGTACCCACCTGGAAATGTCGACGCTGATCCGAGATCACGGCCACGACCTGCAGCAATTCCTGACTCGCCGCCTGGGCTGCACGGAAACCGCCAAGGACCTGGTCCAGGATACGTTTGTTCGCCTGCTGCAGAACAGGTCCGGCGAGATCCTCACCAATCCGCGTGCCTTTCTCTTTCGCATCGCCACGAATCTCGTCATCGACCACCATCGTCGGCGACAATACCGCGAGACCGTGACGCTCGACGATCCTGAACGCCCGATCGACCAGGCAGATCCCGCGCCCTCGATTGAAACCGTCGTCTGGTCGAAACAGCAGGTCGCGCGCCTGAAACAGGCGATCGAGGAACTGCCTCCCAAGTGCCGGCAGGTGTTTGTGCTCATCAAGTTTCACCACTTGAGCCATGCCGAGGTGGCCGTCAAGCTGGGCATTTCCCAAAGCACCGTCGTCAAACACATGGTCAAGGCGGTGGACTTTTGCAGAAGCCGACTCCAGGATTTGTCATCCTGAACGTCCCGCCCGAATGGATGTTCTCCCCGCCTCGCTCGTCTACTGTTAGTGGGAACCTGTCGAACCGGAAGATGACAGGGCAACGGGCGACGCGCTACCATGATCACCCC is drawn from Nitrospira sp. ND1 and contains these coding sequences:
- a CDS encoding FecR family protein, encoding MPDSTPPDASSPLIDEALAWLVRIHSGHASDEERLACTAWRTQSSAHQLAYAEAEILWRDIGLLPNGDCAGSADLTASMPHGTLPRARRMIKWGLAACVLLAAGWLSWGIVQERLDLASADYRTAVGEQRHVKLEDGSRIYLNTDTAVAVAFTAQQRTIRLLTGEASFTVTPETVRPFTVQSGDVSTRALGTSFLVQRHQNAITVTVTEHAVQVSATDGRQVPAAVVRQSEQISYSAEAGLGRAHAIDSNAIAAWQRGKMIFEAQPLAAVVEELNRYRAGRIMILNPALRSLNVTGVFDIGDPNAALRMIEQTLRIHDTTLTPYLVLLH
- a CDS encoding TonB-dependent siderophore receptor, which gives rise to MMHLSWQVVVTLSVSAVLVHTAGNLAEARSERLTTSNNSPLLLAQATGAAETSDSVDFNIPPQALGSAITAFGDQANYRLLLPSDLAEGRSTSGVSGRHTPEEALALMLAGTGLSYRMTEARTMTLEPVAETPLPLAPLSQEPAPPNPNTQIQAVPKPVKVPEIVVKEVEDRGYAVDESSSATRIPAPIHDTPRSVEVVTRQVLDDQKVIRFSEALRNVSGVSQSSTQGGQGGTFMIRGFASDLNVFKNGFRDDSTFSARAQRDIINIESVEVVKGPPSYLYGRSDPGGVINQVTKAPLRNPYYSAEMIVGSYGLYRPTIDIGGPLNESKTLTYRFNGMYESAESYRDGVKTERIFLAPTFGWEMSSRTTLRFEAEYMYDRAPIDRGLVAIGNGVAPIPVSRFLGDPSRKLETHHGKATITLWHDISNMFRWRTAFRTAVTSSRYSSLESNFLVGAESDGILNLARYEIPTTVQSHYLQNELHGNFTTGSIKHKTIIGIELGRENSSATASGDFGGDTSTPGAFSYINIFNTNDRLFLNPALTKFSDASTQNNILGAYFGDQVDLLDNLHVHFGGRFDLFDQTITNHPDDFTATSSQNNKTDSAFSPSVGVAYQPWKPITLFANYTESFAPQSAGSRSINGNLFNPERGKSYEGGIKYQAFGGRLRSTVALFDTRKKNVLTADPLNGFFFSVATGEQRSKGVEFDIAGQILPGWDIIANYAYIDARVTKDLLFAEGSRAPNSALHQGSLWTTYFFQEGVVQGFGAGIGMYAQGKRNGIFQCQDPANCQAPFEMAGYVRMDAALYYRKQEVFNKTNLLAAINFTNVLDHRYFSGAQNFREIVYTGTPFTAIGSLKFEFH
- a CDS encoding PepSY domain-containing protein; this encodes MWLNLHLYIGLLGGALFVLTSLTGSLLVFYKTVDEWMNPEQLVRTAGADLPLNQIVAAAQAAHPDWSVPDSLIFPLHEKDSFHAWFKVPSHGADRDDWRVVTIDPSSGRTLSDRQWGSYFVSFVYELHQGLLLGKVGESFVGILALFLLLSIATGLYLWWPASGKMRRALSFQGGGSPVRRQYDLHKLSGLGSALVLSLLAATGFYLEFSDAVISTVRWVSPVQDTSPQAEPHSDLRDGAAAILPDQAVAIARATLPDARVMWLGLPHDARDTFAVGLRQPGEVRQAGGQSEVWIDQYSGAVLRVQAWQHFTGGEMFLAWLFPLHNGEAFGLTGRWLVCVTGFMPLILYVTALRMWWLKRTARLRQRSR
- a CDS encoding Fur family transcriptional regulator; translated protein: MFDFQVHLDGAEYQGVVEAPAYVLLNKDWTSEGGRQVNRATAAVRKSALPNTVSGKRVLVTQETLDRVRASLGRSRLRWSPQREQIVMAFLKQDHITIRSLYGVLNRNGRRAPLNTIYRTMRVLCDNGFAQTRRFGEETQYDNISAKGDHDHLICTGCGHIVEFEDPAIEGLRQQVASANGFHLTGRNLELYGLCAGCRSQPASPAMA
- a CDS encoding RNA polymerase sigma factor, producing the protein MEARTHLEMSTLIRDHGHDLQQFLTRRLGCTETAKDLVQDTFVRLLQNRSGEILTNPRAFLFRIATNLVIDHHRRRQYRETVTLDDPERPIDQADPAPSIETVVWSKQQVARLKQAIEELPPKCRQVFVLIKFHHLSHAEVAVKLGISQSTVVKHMVKAVDFCRSRLQDLSS